Proteins from a single region of Tumebacillus amylolyticus:
- a CDS encoding pentapeptide repeat-containing protein — MWSGQEYSGESFNHEGFSQDEWQDCTFVACTFRDADLRELITRGCVFSECDFTGAQLNASEHTNSAFLNCKFDHANFLVAKFTSCKMTGSSFVKTNFGGLSIVGGDWSFANLRLQDLRGQNLKGVRLTEADLYGCNLEKSDLRGADLSRATLTNVKFTKADLRGANLDAVDMRTLDLFGARIDLEHAIQLAKSFGAKVE, encoded by the coding sequence ATGTGGAGTGGACAAGAGTATTCGGGAGAGAGTTTCAATCATGAGGGGTTTTCGCAGGACGAATGGCAGGACTGCACGTTTGTCGCCTGTACGTTTCGAGATGCCGATTTGCGGGAATTGATCACGCGGGGCTGTGTGTTTTCAGAGTGTGACTTCACGGGCGCGCAGTTGAATGCGTCGGAGCATACGAACAGCGCGTTTCTGAATTGCAAGTTCGACCATGCGAACTTTTTGGTCGCGAAGTTCACTTCGTGCAAGATGACGGGGTCGAGTTTTGTGAAGACGAACTTCGGCGGGCTTTCCATCGTCGGCGGTGACTGGTCGTTTGCCAATCTCCGACTGCAAGACCTGCGCGGGCAAAATTTGAAAGGCGTTCGGCTGACGGAAGCCGACCTCTACGGCTGCAACTTGGAAAAAAGCGATCTGCGCGGCGCCGATCTCTCCCGCGCCACACTGACCAATGTCAAATTCACCAAAGCCGATCTGCGCGGGGCGAACCTCGACGCCGTCGACATGCGCACGCTCGACCTGTTCGGGGCGCGCATTGATTTGGAGCACGCCATCCAACTGGCGAAGTCGTTCGGGGCGAAAGTCGAATAG
- a CDS encoding NUDIX hydrolase — protein sequence MTEKSGQSESIRQAATILLVRQETTPERLEVYMTKRPTTMRFLASHYVYPGGQMDEEDHDPRFAKRAVPLNPVLNPEGLPLAYWVCALREAFEEVGILLARNTSGQLIQSQAYRDVRHEMLAGHVSFYEILESENLTLATDLLRYFGHRLTPRKVSKKRFDTRYFLTILPEGQTPEPHVGEVEEDGWFDVTSALDGVTRGELEMVPPTLDSLRVIGRFKRVDDLWNSAEGVGTPTPEELA from the coding sequence ATGACAGAGAAATCAGGCCAATCGGAGAGCATCCGACAAGCGGCGACGATTTTGTTGGTGCGTCAAGAAACAACGCCCGAGCGGCTGGAAGTATACATGACGAAGCGACCGACCACGATGCGTTTTTTGGCAAGTCATTACGTGTATCCGGGCGGTCAGATGGACGAGGAAGACCACGATCCGCGCTTTGCCAAACGGGCGGTTCCTTTGAACCCTGTGCTCAACCCAGAAGGTCTGCCTTTGGCGTACTGGGTGTGCGCGCTGCGGGAAGCGTTTGAGGAAGTCGGAATCTTGTTGGCGCGCAACACGTCGGGGCAACTGATTCAATCCCAAGCCTACCGAGATGTGCGGCACGAGATGCTGGCGGGCCATGTAAGTTTTTATGAAATCTTGGAAAGCGAAAACCTCACCCTCGCCACCGATCTCTTGCGTTATTTCGGGCATCGCTTGACGCCGCGCAAGGTGTCAAAAAAGCGCTTTGACACGCGCTATTTTCTCACGATCTTGCCCGAGGGGCAGACGCCGGAGCCGCATGTTGGCGAAGTGGAGGAAGACGGCTGGTTTGATGTGACCTCCGCCTTGGATGGCGTTACGCGAGGCGAGTTGGAAATGGTACCGCCGACGCTTGATTCGCTGCGTGTGATCGGGCGTTTCAAACGTGTGGACGATCTGTGGAATTCGGCTGAAGGCGTGGGGACGCCGACACCGGAAGAATTGGCATAG